The proteins below are encoded in one region of Dromaius novaehollandiae isolate bDroNov1 chromosome 9, bDroNov1.hap1, whole genome shotgun sequence:
- the LOC112988934 gene encoding G-protein coupled receptor 35-like, translating to MTTNASSNCSLTSLELYYHVYLLEFTLYVIIFFFGAIFNALALWVFFYKVKKWTETRVYVINLVFADCSIICTLPFMAYLLWNKSVRDELCQFTEAMYIINMVVSIYIISFISLDRYIAIKHPLKAKAFRSPLKAALLCGLLWVAVIISTALQLQQRQATFCFQKDSATPTILTLLSLFFVFTLPLATLTFCSIAIIRNLKRRLNTSSLEEKLIHKAIYIIYTNMAVFLICFLPAYLGVLTRFIMESIGVTCSVIRVMRNLSSVTRCIATSNCCLDSICYYFVTKEFQEALLSKPSTDKNKSNPHFSDTDLLKEDKKKPHKQNTHHAMSRQDTASVSLG from the coding sequence ATGACAACGAATGCATCTAGCAACTGCAGTCTCACAAGTTTAGAGCTCTACTACCACGTTTATCTCCTTGAATTTACTCTTTAtgtcatcattttcttttttggagcAATATTTAATGCCCTTGCCCTGTGGGTGTTCTTCTACAAAGTAAAGAAGTGGACAGAAACCAGGGTGTACGTAATCAATTTAGTCTTTGCAGATTGCTCCATTATCTGCACCTTGCCATTCATGGCCTATTTACTCTGGAATAAGTCAGTCCGAGATGAACTCTGCCAGTTTACAGAGGCAATGTATATTATCAACATGGTAGTAAGCATCTAcatcatttcatttatttctctcGATCGATACATTGCTATAAAGCACCCCCTGAAAGCTAAGGCCTTCAGGTCTCCATTGAAGGCTGCACTTCTCTGTGGACTTCTTTGGGTCGCTGTGATAATCAGCACCGCCTTACAACTTCAGCAGAGACAGGCCACGTTCTGCTTTCAGAAGGATAGTGCCACACCAACTATTTTGACCCTGCTttcacttttctttgtttttactcTTCCATTAGCCACCTTGACCTTTTGTTCCATTGCAATCATCAGGAACTTGAAGAGAAGGCTGAACACAAGTTCGCTGGAGGAGAAATTAATCCACAAagctatttatattatttatacaaatatggctgtatttttaatatgttttctcCCAGCCTACCTTGGGGTACTTACCAGGTTCATAATGGAAAGCATTGGGGTTACCTGTTCCGTGATTCGGGTTATGAGGAACTTGTCTTCTGTGACGAGGTGCATTGCCACATCTAACTGCTGCCTGGATAGCATTTGCTATTATTTTGTGACCAAGGAATTCCAAGAGGCCCTTCTGTCCAAACCCAGCACtgacaaaaacaaatcaaatccaCACTTCTCAGATACAGACTTGCTAAAGGAAGATaagaaaaaaccacacaaacaaaaCACCCACCATGCAATGTCAAGACAAGATACAGCTTCAGTGTCACTGGGATAA